Proteins encoded together in one Raphanus sativus cultivar WK10039 unplaced genomic scaffold, ASM80110v3 Scaffold1183, whole genome shotgun sequence window:
- the LOC130503855 gene encoding uncharacterized protein LOC130503855, with the protein MKMQIGMLALLVTLSAIEIGLASSPNTVPAFLWSPHLQDGNEGVNYQVMSGKDLVDSVFTQGGWSNILCSEKKAEQPVVDVALVFIGRELLSSDVSSKSISLVNTLSGLFTSSNFSLAFPYIAAPEEERMESLLLSGLKQACPHNVGAGNIVFSESCFVEDGTIQKLSDLQSFKDHLLARKETRKEGETDLVVLCSEGSESKGQSHSERESISELVSSVEQSGSKYTALYVSDPYWYTSYKTLQRFLAESGTGNSTVGVATTCDELCKFKSSLLEGILVGIVFLLILISGLCCMAGIDTPTRFETPQDS; encoded by the exons ATGAAGATGCAAATCGGTATGCTCGCGCTTCTGGTGACTCTCTCTGCGATTGAAATCGGATTGGCTTCTTCTCCCAACACCGTCCCTGCTTTCCTCTGGTCTCCGCATCTCCA GGATGGGAATGAGGGTGTGAATTATCAGGTCATGTCTGGAAAGGATCTGGTTGACTCTGTTTTCACTCAAGGAGGATGGTCCAACATTCTT TGCTCTGAGAAGAAAGCTGAGCAGCCTGTTGTTGATGTTGCACTTGTCTTCATCGGCAGAGAG TTACTGTCTTCTGATGTTTCTTCCAAAAGTATTTCCCTTGTCAACACATTGAGT GGGCTCTTTACATCTTCCAACTTCTCATTGGCATTCCCATACATTGCTGCGCCAGAGGAAGAAAGGATGGAGAGTTTGTTGCTTTCAGGGCTTAAGCAAGCTTGCCCTCACAATGTAGGAGCCGGCAATATTGTCTTCTCTGAATCTTGCTTTGTTGAGGATGGAACGATTCAGAAACTATCAGACCTTCAGTCTTTCAAA GATCATTTGCTTGCTAGAAAAGAAACAAGGAAAGAGGGAGAAACTGATTTGGTTGTGCTCTGTTCCGAGGGTTCTGAATCAAAGGGTCAATCACACTCAGAGC GTGAAAGCATCTCCGAGCTTGTTAGTTCCGTAGAACAATCTGGCAGTAAATATACAGCTCTTTATGTCTCTGATCCTTATTGGTACACATCTTACAAAACTCTCCAAAGGTTTCTAGCTGAAAGTGGTACAGGAAACAGCACCGTTGGTGTTGCTACAACCTGTGACGAACTCTGCAAATTTAAGTCATCACTTTTGGAGGGCATACTAGTG GGAATCGTTTTCCTTCTCATCTTGATCAGTGGACTTTGTTGTATGGCGGGTATCGATACACCAACCAGATTCGAGACTCCTCAAGATTCTTGA